AGGATTTCCGGGATTTTTTCGGGAGGAATTGGCCTAGAATAATAATAGCCCTGGCCTACGTCACATCCGGCTTCTTTCATCAATCTCTCAACTTCTGCAGTTTCGATGCCTTCCGCAACGACATTCATTCCTAACTTGTGCCCCAAATCTATGGACGCTTGACAAATAAATAACGATTCCCTATCCCTTGGGGAATCCATAACGAAGGATTTGTCGATTTTCAACTCAGTAAAAGGGAATCTATGCAATTGTTTCAGGGACGAATAGCCTGTCCCAAAGTCATCAATAGACAAGCCTATCCCCCGAATCCTCAATCTTGTTAGAATGTCTTGAGTGAATCGGATGTTTTCCAAGAAGCTTGTCTCCGTAATCTCCATTTGGAATTGGCTCTGCGGAATATTCTTATTCTTAATTTTAGAAAGAATCCTCTCCGGAAAATCCAACTCGGTCAATGTAACAGGAGAAACATTAACCGCTACACGAAGACTTCCCCCGTTTGCTTTCCAGATCCTTGTTTCGTCTAGAGCTAGATCGATGATCTTCTCCGTCATTAGATTCAAGATAGAAGTTTCCTTTTCCATGAGGGGAAGAAAGGAATCAGGAAATACGAGTCCAAGTTTGGGATGATTCCATCTGACTAGAGATTCGAAACCTTCTACCTTGCCGGTCTTTAAATCGAATTTAGGTTGATAATACAGTATGAATTGATTGGAATGAATCCCATCCAATAATTCTTCTTTTGTAAAAACGGGTCCTTCTTTGCCGCCGCCTCCGGCTTTCGCACGAGAAGAACTATCTTTCGCTTCCTTCTCGATCATTGCAGCGAGGATCCCTCGGATATCGGAGACTCGGATCGGCTTTTCCATAACCGCTACGATATTCAGTCCGTATTCTCCCGCCAATGTCTCAGCGCTATGAAGAGTCCTGCGATCCGCTCCAGAGATCAGGATCACATCCGGATGTACTTCCTTCTCAGATAAAGAGCGAATAACGTCCACTCCATCCATACCTGGGATCATAAGATCCAATATCACGCAATCAAAGCTTACATCTACTTTGTTTAGAAAATCGGGAGCAGTATGCGTGAGAGAAACCGAGAATCCGCAGTCTTCCGCAATCTCTCCTAAGATCTTGGCGATCTCTTCCTCATCGTCCAGGATCAAAAGTTTCTTTGCGTTCTTAGGATCCGTCATGCTAGATCTTCTCCAATCTTACGAACCGCTTCCTTCAAAGCCATTTTAGTATAAGGCTTACGAATAAATGGAAATCCATTCGATATTTC
The Leptospira semungkisensis DNA segment above includes these coding regions:
- a CDS encoding EAL domain-containing response regulator; amino-acid sequence: MTDPKNAKKLLILDDEEEIAKILGEIAEDCGFSVSLTHTAPDFLNKVDVSFDCVILDLMIPGMDGVDVIRSLSEKEVHPDVILISGADRRTLHSAETLAGEYGLNIVAVMEKPIRVSDIRGILAAMIEKEAKDSSSRAKAGGGGKEGPVFTKEELLDGIHSNQFILYYQPKFDLKTGKVEGFESLVRWNHPKLGLVFPDSFLPLMEKETSILNLMTEKIIDLALDETRIWKANGGSLRVAVNVSPVTLTELDFPERILSKIKNKNIPQSQFQMEITETSFLENIRFTQDILTRLRIRGIGLSIDDFGTGYSSLKQLHRFPFTELKIDKSFVMDSPRDRESLFICQASIDLGHKLGMNVVAEGIETAEVERLMKEAGCDVGQGYYYSRPIPPEKIPEILSKFG